The following are encoded in a window of Pristis pectinata isolate sPriPec2 chromosome 1, sPriPec2.1.pri, whole genome shotgun sequence genomic DNA:
- the LOC127569132 gene encoding 26S proteasome regulatory subunit 4, translating into MGQSQSGGHGAGGGKKDDKDKKKKYEPPVPTRVGKKKKKTKGPDAASKLPLVTPHTQCRLKLLKLERIKDYLLMEEEFIRNQEQMKPLEEKQEEERSKVDDLRGTPMSVGTLEEIIDDNHAIVSTSVGSEHYVSILSFVDKDLLEPGCSVLLNHKVHAVIGVLTDDTDPLVTVMKVEKAPQETYADIGGLDNQIQEIKESVELPLTHPEYYEEMGIKPPKGVILYGAPGTGKTLLAKAVANQTSATFLRVVGSELIQKYLGDGPKLVRELFRVAEEHAPSIVFIDEIDAIGTKRYDSNSGGEREIQRTMLELLNQLDGFDSRGDVKVIMATNRIETLDPALIRPGRIDRKIEFPLPDEKTKRRIFQIHTSRMTVAQDVSLDELILAKDDLSGADIKAICTEAGLMALRERRMKVTNEDFKKSKENVLYKKQEGTPEGLYL; encoded by the exons GATAAGAAGAAGAAGTACGAGCCACCGGTGCCAACGAGagtggggaagaagaagaagaaaaccaAAGGGCCAGATGCTGCCAGCAAGTTGCCCCTGG TGACCCCTCATACACAGTGCCGTCTGAAATTACTGAAACTGGAGCGGATAAAAGATTATCTTCTAATGGAAGAAGAGTTCATCAGAAATCAGGAACAAATGAAACCACTTGAAGAGAAGCAAGAG GAGGAACGGTCGAAGGTGGACGACCTGAGAGGGACACCGATGTCCGTGGGTACTCTGGAGGAAATCATCGATGACAACCACGCCATTGTATCGACATCCGTTGGCTCTGAGCATTACGTCAGCATTCTGTCATTCGTGGATAAAGATCTGCTTGAGCCGGGCTGCTCCGTCCTACTCAACCATAAG GTCCATGCTGTGATCGGAGTGCTGACTGACGATACAGATCCACTGGTGACTGTTATGAAAGTTGAGAAGGCTCCACAGGAGACTTACGCTGACATTGGTGGATTGGACAATCAGATCCAGGAAATCAAG GAATCTGTAGAACTTCCGCTCACCCATCCTGAGTATTATGAGGAAATGGGAATTAAGCCGCCTAAAGGAGTAATTCTGTATGGTGCACCTGGTACAG GTAAGACTCTGTTGGCTAAGGCCGTAGCAAATCAAACGTCGGCCACGTTCCTGCGAGTGGTTGGCTCGGAGCTCATCCAGAAGTAcctgggggatgggccaaagcTTGTGCGTGAGCTGTTCCGGGTTGCAGAAGAGCACGCACCCTCCATCGTGTTCATCGATGAGATCGACGCCATCGGCACAAAAAG GTACGATTCCAATTCTGGTGGTGAACGGGAGATCCAGAGAACCATGTTGGAGCTGCTTAACCAGCTGGACGGCTTTGACTCTCGGGGCGACGTGAAAGTGATCATGGCCACAAACAGAATAGAAACCCTGGACCCAGCTCTCATCAGGCCAG GAAGGATTGATCGTAAGATTGAATTCCCTCTCCCAGATGAAAAGACAAAGCGACGAATCTTCCAGATCCACACAAGTAGAATGACAGTGGCGCAAGATGTGAGTCTGGATGAATTGATCCTGGCCAAAGATGACCTATCTGGGGCAGAtattaag GCAATCTGTACAGAAGCTGGTCTGATGGCCCTTCGGGAACGAAGGATGAAAGTAACCAACGAAGACTTCAAGAAGTCAAAAGAGAACGTTTTGTACAAGAAGCAGGAGGGCACGCCCGAAGGACTTTACCTTTAA